The following are encoded in a window of Geotrypetes seraphini chromosome 5, aGeoSer1.1, whole genome shotgun sequence genomic DNA:
- the DHRS9 gene encoding dehydrogenase/reductase SDR family member 9, giving the protein MRMLQRESSNPILSAKMLLYVLLCISLCYLAWKLRDGLRIGNTTDKYIFITGCDTGFGNLAAKTFDKKGFKVLAGCLTEAGAASLKEATSERLKTVLLNVTNAENVKKVADSIKGEVGEKGLWGLINNAGIMGKLAPTDWLTIDHFRAPIEVNLMGLINVSLALLPLLKKARGRVVNVSSIGGRVATSGGGYFVAKFGVEGFNDSLRRDMKAFGVKVSCIEPGLFRTPLSDVNKVLKEKMDIWNTLPADVKRQYGKDYIQRDTAKKHEITERFINEDLSLVVQCMEHALTSLYPRTRYSAGKDAKFLWIPLSYMPTFVQDFVILKSKIQLDDSTSV; this is encoded by the exons aaagcagTAACCCAATACTGTCAGCGAAAATGTTGTTGTATGTGTTGCTCTGCATATCACTTTGTTATCTAGCATGGAAATTAAGAGACGGATTACGAATTGGAAATACCACagacaaatatatttttattactgGATGTGACACAGGCTTCGGAAATTTAGCTGCAAAGACTTTTGATAAAAAAGGATTTAAGGTTCTAGCTGGGTGTCTGACGGAAGCAGGAGCTGCGTCACTGAAAGAAGCAACTTCTGAGCGCCTTaaaacagtgctgctgaatgtgaCAAATGCCGAAAATGTTAAAAAGGTGGCTGACAGCATTAAAGGTGAAGTGGGAGAGAAAG GTCTCTGGGGTCTGATTAATAATGCCGGGATCATGGGGAAATTGGCTCCTACTGACTGGCTGACCATTGACCATTTCAGAGCACCCATTGAAGTTAATTTAATGGGCCTAATCAATGTTTCATTGGCTTTGCTTCCCTTGTTAAAGAAAGCCAGGGGAAGAGTAGTGAACGTAAGCAGCATTGGGGGAAGAGTGGCAACTAGTGGAGGTGGATATTTTGTGGCAAAATTTGGAGTAGAAGGATTTAATGACAGTTTAAG ACGAGACATGAAAGCATTTGGAGTGAAGGTTTCTTGCATTGAGCCAGGATTGTTCAGAACACCATTATCTGATGTGAATAAGGTGTTGAAAGAAAAGATGGACATTTGGAATACCCTTCCAGCAGATGTTAAAAGACAATATGGAAAAGATTATATACAAAGAG ATACAGCAAAAAAACATGAAATTACCGAACGATTTATTAATGAAGACCTTTCTCTGGTTGTGCAATGCATGGAGCACGCTTTAACAAGCCTGTATCCTCGGACTCGTTACAGTGCAGGGAAGGATGCCAAATTTCTCTGGATACCCTTGTCATATATGCCAACATTTGTGCAAGATTTTGTGATCCTGAAAAGCAAAATACAACTGGATGATTCCACTTCTGTATAA